Proteins co-encoded in one Kutzneria chonburiensis genomic window:
- a CDS encoding ABC transporter substrate-binding protein codes for MSRSARAVLALPVVLLLAAGCGAAGNGSGDTGSAGTTTTAVSGPGKNATLAAMVPADVAKDGKLTIGTDTTYAPSEFVDDNNKTVGMDIDLGDAVAKELGLTADFQAASFDGILAGLSAGKFELAMSSFSINTERLQTVDMVSYFTAGTSMAVLKGNPAGLTLDTLCGHTVSAQKGTTQADDLAARSAKCTSDGKLAITISEFQAQTDVTLALTSKRAEAMLADSPVVDYAIKQTNGQLEKVGKSYANAPYGVGVAKNKGELAKAVQGAIQALIDDGTYKKILDKWGVGAGAVTKSELNPQTSS; via the coding sequence ATCCGCAAGAGCCGTGCTGGCCCTGCCCGTCGTCCTGCTGCTCGCCGCCGGATGCGGCGCGGCCGGCAACGGCAGTGGTGACACCGGCAGTGCCGGCACCACGACCACGGCCGTGTCCGGTCCGGGCAAGAACGCCACACTGGCCGCGATGGTGCCGGCGGACGTGGCCAAGGACGGCAAGTTGACCATCGGCACCGACACCACGTACGCGCCCAGCGAGTTCGTCGACGACAACAACAAGACCGTCGGCATGGACATCGACCTCGGCGACGCGGTCGCCAAGGAGCTGGGCCTGACCGCCGACTTCCAGGCGGCCAGCTTCGACGGCATCCTGGCCGGTCTTTCCGCCGGCAAGTTCGAGCTGGCGATGTCCTCGTTCAGCATCAACACCGAGCGGCTGCAGACCGTGGACATGGTCAGCTACTTCACCGCCGGCACCTCGATGGCCGTGCTCAAGGGCAACCCGGCCGGCCTGACCCTGGACACCCTGTGCGGGCACACCGTGTCGGCGCAGAAGGGCACCACGCAGGCCGACGACCTGGCGGCCCGCTCGGCCAAGTGCACCTCGGACGGCAAGCTGGCCATCACCATCTCCGAGTTCCAGGCCCAGACCGACGTGACGCTGGCGCTGACCTCCAAGCGGGCCGAGGCCATGCTGGCCGACTCGCCGGTGGTGGACTACGCGATCAAGCAGACCAACGGGCAGCTGGAGAAGGTCGGCAAGTCCTACGCCAACGCCCCGTACGGCGTCGGTGTGGCCAAGAACAAGGGCGAGCTGGCCAAGGCGGTGCAGGGCGCGATCCAGGCGCTGATCGACGACGGCACGTACAAGAAGATCCTCGACAAGTGGGGCGTCGGCGCCGGCGCGGTGACCAAGTCCGAGCTGAACCCGCAGACCTCCAGCTGA
- a CDS encoding amino acid ABC transporter permease: MSNPIKAVPVRHPGRWLAGAVILVLAAMLAHSLVTNENFHWDVVGKYLTTSSVLNGLKNTLILTALAMLIGIVGGILLAVMRLSANPLLSWTAAAYIWLFRGTPVITQLLFWFFLAALYPRLGLGIPFGPTFLSVDTNSLIAPFTAALLGLGLNEAAYMAEIVRGGILSVDHGQTEAAEALGMSRAKILRRIVLPQAMRVIIPPTGNETISMLKTTSLVIVIAYFELMTAVQQIYSRNFQTIPLLIVAAIWYLLLTSILTFIQGFIERHFARGTVNR; this comes from the coding sequence GTGTCGAACCCGATCAAGGCCGTGCCGGTCCGCCACCCCGGTCGGTGGCTGGCCGGCGCGGTCATCCTGGTGCTGGCCGCGATGCTGGCGCACAGCCTGGTCACCAACGAGAACTTCCACTGGGACGTCGTCGGCAAGTACCTGACCACGTCCAGCGTGCTCAACGGCCTGAAGAACACGCTGATCCTCACCGCGCTGGCGATGCTCATCGGCATCGTCGGCGGCATCCTGCTGGCGGTGATGCGGCTGTCGGCCAATCCCCTGCTGTCGTGGACGGCCGCGGCCTACATCTGGCTGTTCCGCGGCACGCCGGTGATCACCCAGCTGCTGTTCTGGTTCTTCCTCGCGGCGCTGTATCCCCGGCTGGGGCTGGGCATCCCGTTCGGGCCGACGTTCCTGAGCGTGGACACCAACTCGCTGATCGCCCCGTTCACCGCGGCCCTGCTCGGGCTGGGCCTGAACGAGGCGGCCTACATGGCCGAGATCGTGCGCGGCGGCATCCTGTCGGTCGACCACGGCCAGACCGAGGCGGCCGAGGCGCTGGGCATGAGCCGGGCCAAGATCCTCCGGCGGATCGTGTTGCCGCAGGCCATGCGGGTGATCATCCCGCCGACCGGCAACGAGACGATCTCCATGCTGAAGACGACCTCGCTGGTGATCGTGATCGCCTACTTCGAGCTGATGACGGCGGTGCAGCAGATCTACAGCCGCAACTTCCAGACCATCCCGCTGCTCATCGTGGCGGCGATCTGGTACCTGCTGCTGACCTCGATCCTGACCTTCATCCAGGGCTTCATCGAGCGTCACTTCGCCCGGGGGACGGTGAACCGGTGA
- a CDS encoding amino acid ABC transporter ATP-binding protein, protein MVKAEGVHKSFGRTEVLKGIDLEVRPGEVMCVIGPSGSGKSTLLRCMNHLEKINAGRLWVDGELVGYRQKGDKLYELHDKEVARKRREIGMVFQRFNLFPHMTAVENVMEAPVQVKGEPRAQARENAVRLLTEVGLADKTASYPGQLSGGQQQRVAIARALAMRPKLMLFDEPTSALDPELVGDVLAVMRQLAADGMTMVVVTHEMGFAREVGDSLVFMDGGVVVEQGSPREVIANPQHERTRSFLAKVL, encoded by the coding sequence ATGGTCAAGGCCGAGGGCGTGCACAAGAGCTTCGGGCGGACCGAGGTGCTCAAGGGCATCGACCTCGAGGTCCGGCCGGGCGAGGTGATGTGCGTGATCGGGCCGTCCGGCTCGGGCAAGTCCACGCTGCTGCGCTGCATGAACCACCTCGAGAAGATCAACGCGGGCCGGCTGTGGGTGGACGGCGAGCTGGTCGGCTACCGGCAGAAGGGCGACAAGCTCTACGAGCTGCACGACAAGGAGGTCGCCCGCAAGCGCCGTGAGATCGGCATGGTGTTCCAGCGCTTCAACCTGTTCCCGCACATGACCGCGGTGGAGAACGTGATGGAGGCGCCGGTCCAGGTCAAGGGCGAGCCGCGGGCGCAGGCCAGGGAGAACGCCGTCCGGCTGCTGACCGAGGTCGGGCTGGCCGACAAGACGGCGTCCTATCCGGGCCAGCTCTCCGGCGGCCAGCAGCAGCGGGTGGCGATCGCGCGGGCGCTGGCCATGCGGCCCAAGCTGATGCTGTTCGACGAGCCGACCTCGGCGCTGGACCCGGAGCTCGTCGGCGACGTGCTGGCGGTGATGCGCCAGCTCGCCGCCGACGGCATGACCATGGTCGTGGTCACGCACGAGATGGGTTTCGCGCGCGAGGTCGGCGACTCGCTCGTGTTCATGGACGGCGGTGTCGTGGTCGAGCAGGGCTCGCCCCGCGAGGTGATCGCCAACCCGCAGCACGAGCGGACCAGGTCATTTCTGGCGAAGGTGCTCTGA
- a CDS encoding alpha/beta hydrolase family protein has protein sequence MRGTAILAAVGLLLGGAATAQAAPAAVAHEQFTFQFGDFTGGGQLDYPTNVQHAPVVVLIPGSGPENRDANVLGKSHIFADISDALTARGFAVMRYDKRYVHPDGTADYQSFYSKLDLPKMLDDAGQVLAAAEASPHVDPHQVFLYGWSEGSTVAAALATKHPELAGVAFQGPVAQDWRSLFTDQATRVAQPYLKTFGQVLGPDDLKRAVKGGGGLVATEYIGFVAPGSYNGTDYTVSPTFDANGDGKLDVDTEFLPGLEKTFDTAFQPGNPFNIYGPDRALPSVLDQAKALRRFPTLILQGGRDANVPPAGAFKLNAALHGSLRFYPALGHSLGRTPSLFADDFQPIDQRPLTDLACWLSEHLRQK, from the coding sequence ATGAGGGGAACAGCGATACTCGCCGCGGTCGGCCTGCTACTGGGCGGCGCGGCCACGGCCCAGGCGGCCCCGGCCGCCGTGGCGCACGAGCAGTTCACGTTCCAGTTCGGCGACTTCACCGGGGGCGGCCAGCTGGACTATCCGACCAATGTCCAGCACGCGCCGGTGGTGGTGTTGATCCCGGGTTCCGGGCCGGAGAACCGGGACGCCAACGTCCTGGGCAAGTCGCACATCTTCGCCGACATCTCCGACGCCCTGACCGCCCGCGGCTTCGCCGTCATGCGCTACGACAAGCGGTACGTCCACCCGGACGGCACCGCCGACTACCAGAGCTTCTACTCCAAGCTCGACCTGCCGAAGATGCTCGACGACGCCGGTCAGGTGCTGGCCGCGGCCGAGGCTTCGCCGCACGTCGATCCGCACCAGGTGTTCCTGTACGGCTGGAGCGAGGGCAGCACCGTCGCCGCCGCACTGGCCACCAAGCACCCGGAGCTGGCCGGCGTCGCGTTCCAGGGTCCGGTGGCCCAGGACTGGCGGAGCCTGTTCACCGACCAGGCCACCCGCGTCGCCCAGCCGTACCTGAAGACCTTCGGCCAGGTCCTGGGGCCGGACGACCTGAAGCGGGCGGTCAAGGGCGGCGGTGGCCTCGTCGCCACCGAGTACATCGGCTTCGTGGCGCCGGGCTCGTACAACGGGACCGACTACACCGTCAGCCCGACGTTCGACGCCAACGGCGACGGCAAGCTGGACGTGGACACGGAGTTCCTGCCCGGGCTCGAGAAGACGTTCGACACCGCCTTCCAGCCGGGCAACCCGTTCAACATCTACGGTCCGGACCGGGCCCTGCCGTCGGTGCTGGACCAGGCCAAGGCCCTGCGCAGGTTCCCGACGCTGATCCTGCAGGGCGGGCGGGACGCCAACGTGCCGCCGGCGGGGGCGTTCAAGCTGAACGCCGCCCTGCACGGCTCGTTGCGCTTCTACCCGGCCCTCGGCCACTCGCTCGGCCGGACCCCGTCGCTGTTCGCCGACGACTTCCAGCCCATCGACCAGCGCCCGCTGACCGACCTGGCCTGCTGGCTTTCAGAGCACCTTCGCCAGAAATGA